In a genomic window of Chaetodon trifascialis isolate fChaTrf1 chromosome 8, fChaTrf1.hap1, whole genome shotgun sequence:
- the LOC139335596 gene encoding cell division control protein 42 homolog isoform X1 — MQTIKCVVVGDGAVGKTCLLISYTTNKFPSEYVPTVFDNYAVTVMIGGEPYTLGLFDTAGQEDYDRLRPLSYPQTDVFLVCFSVVSPSSFENVKEKWVPEITHHCPKTPFLLVGTQIDLRDDPSTVEKLAKNKQKPITPETAEKLARDLKAVKYVECSALTQRGLKNVFDEAILAALEPPETQRKRKCCLF; from the exons ATGCAGACTATCAAATGTGTGGTGGTGGGTGATGGAGCTGTGGGAAAAACCTGCCTATTGATTTCATACACCACCAACAAATTCCCCTCTGAATATGTACCAACA GTGTTCGACAACTATGCAGTTACTGTAATGATTGGAGGTGAACCATACACCCTTGGATTATTTGATACAGCAG GTCAGGAGGATTATGACCGGTTACGACCACTAAGCTACCCACAGACAGATGTCTTCTTAGTCTGTTTCTCAGTTGTTTCACCTTCCTCCTTTGAGAATGTTAAAGAAAAG tGGGTTCCTGAAATAACTCACCACTGTCCCAAGACCCCATTCCTGTTGGTCGGCACTCAGATTGACCTGCGTGATGACCCCTCCACAGTGGAGAAGCTAGCCAAGAACAAACAGAAGCCAATCACCCCAGAGACGGCCGAAAAGCTTGCTCGGGACCTTAAGGCAGTCAAATACGTTGAGTGCTCAGCCCTAACACAG CGGGGACTGAAGAACGTATTTGATGAGGCTATCTTAGCTGCTTTAGAGCCCCCTGAAActcaaagaaagagaaaatgctgtttgttctgA
- the LOC139335338 gene encoding CMRF35-like molecule 1 — protein sequence MLFIPTMRTSGILLGFFHAPVLCLFWLTKHAVDSVLLSAPEVVTAAYGGSVTVSCQYDNRFRERSKYWCKGEIYEFCTIVAKTPRSRPSDTWSIVDDKRAGVFTVTMTSLTEKDEDMYWCVIARYGKNVYTGVTLRVSHSVTTSPTTTPTNSSPVTQGDLSWWATLRWILFILMLCCLVSTHIVAWRIWAGKCGSANHFNISTQIFMTAFGKTIISNHG from the exons ATGCTGTTCATTCCCACCATGAGGACCTCAGGGATATTACTTGGCTTCTTTCATG ctccagttctctgtctcttctggcttaCAAAGCATGCAGTGGACTCGGTTCTGCTGTCTGCTCCAGAGGTGGTAACAGCAGCATACGGGGGATCCGTGACAGTCTCTTGTCAGTACGACAATCGGTTCAGAGAACGCTCTAAGTACTGGTGCAAAGGAGAGATATATGAATTTTGTACCATAGTGGCCAAAACACCCAGGAGCCGGCCGAGTGACACATGGTCCATTGTAGATGATAAGAGGGCAGGAGTCTTCACTGTAACTATGACATCGCTCACAGAAAAGGATGAGGATATGTACTGGTGTGTCATTGCCAGATATGGAAAGAATGTCTACACTGGTGTAACGCTCCGTGTCTCCCACTCAG TGACAACGAGCCCCACCACCACACCAACCAATTCATCACCAGTGACACAAGGTGATTTAAG CTGGTGGGCGACTCTGCGTTGGATCctctttattttaatgttgtgttgtttgGTGTCGACACATATCGTTGCGTGGAGGATATGGGCTGGAAAATGCGGCAGCGCCAACCATTTCAACATCAGCACTCAAATATTTATGACCGCGTTTGGCAAAACCATAATTTCAAATCATGGGTGA
- the LOC139335596 gene encoding cell division control protein 42 homolog isoform X2, with protein sequence MQTIKCVVVGDGAVGKTCLLISYTTNKFPSEYVPTVFDNYAVTVMIGGEPYTLGLFDTAGQEDYDRLRPLSYPQTDVFLVCFSVVSPSSFENVKEKWVPEITHHCPKTPFLLVGTQIDLRDDPSTVEKLAKNKQKPITPETAEKLARDLKAVKYVECSALTQKGLKNVFDEAILAALEPPEPKKRRKCVLL encoded by the exons ATGCAGACTATCAAATGTGTGGTGGTGGGTGATGGAGCTGTGGGAAAAACCTGCCTATTGATTTCATACACCACCAACAAATTCCCCTCTGAATATGTACCAACA GTGTTCGACAACTATGCAGTTACTGTAATGATTGGAGGTGAACCATACACCCTTGGATTATTTGATACAGCAG GTCAGGAGGATTATGACCGGTTACGACCACTAAGCTACCCACAGACAGATGTCTTCTTAGTCTGTTTCTCAGTTGTTTCACCTTCCTCCTTTGAGAATGTTAAAGAAAAG tGGGTTCCTGAAATAACTCACCACTGTCCCAAGACCCCATTCCTGTTGGTCGGCACTCAGATTGACCTGCGTGATGACCCCTCCACAGTGGAGAAGCTAGCCAAGAACAAACAGAAGCCAATCACCCCAGAGACGGCCGAAAAGCTTGCTCGGGACCTTAAGGCAGTCAAATACGTTGAGTGCTCAGCCCTAACACAG AAAGGATTAAAGAATGTGTTTGATGAGGCAATACTGGCTGCCCTGGAGCCTCCTGAACCTAAGAAAAGACGTAAATGTGTTCTGCTCTAA
- the LOC139335595 gene encoding F-box only protein 6-like isoform X1, translating to MRRKASAMGATQSSDSASKRRSSSAAVPSTSLSQEDFFPVPLEILEEIFLNLPPDQVVCVCRSVCHQWKEVADSESLWRERCRREGYRLRDASKTPKDWRLFYFLCKKRRNLLKNPRAEHKMKNWQILENGGDNWKVERVMVPHPNESVQKNFVTSYGMCKKSQLIDLGMEGYNPSFMDDFQPDIKISDWYAPRWDCGSEYEIRVELLNQRKRPIETFAPETIYFEQWNDQKWNEMTHVFQNYGPGVRFVRFTHGGKDTQFWAGWYGIRVTDSCVEICPAVDT from the exons ATGAGGAGGAAAGCTAGCGCCATGGGTGCGACGCAAAGCTCAGATTCAGCCTCTAAACGGAGAAGCAGTTCGGCTGCGGTGCCGTCCACCTCGCTTTCACAGGAAGAT TTCTTCCCTGTTCCCCTGGAGATCCTGGAGGAGATCTTCCTGAATCTTCCTCCTGATCAGGTGGTTTGTGTTTGCCGCTCAGTGTGCCATCAGTGGAAGGAAGTGGCCGACAGTGAATCCCTGTGGAGGGAGCGATGCAGAAGAGAAGGATATCGCCTCCGCGATGCTTCCAAAACGCCCAAAGACTGGAGGTTGTTTTACTTCTTGtgcaaaaagagaagaaatctTCTCAAGAACCCAAGAGCAGAAC ATAAAATGAAGAATTGGCAGATCCTGGAGAATGGTGGCGATAACTGGAAAGTAGAGAGAGTTATGGTGCCACATCCAAATGAGTCGGTCCAGAAGAACTTTGTGACGTCTTACGG aaTGTGCAAGAAGTCACAGCTGATTGATTTGGGGATGGAAGGTTACAACCCGTCGTTCATGGATGACTTCCAGCCAGACATCAAAATATCTGATTG GTATGCGCCACGATGGGACTGTGGCAGTGAATACGAGATCCGCGTAGAGCTGCTGAATCAAAGAAAGAGGCCTATCGAGACATTTGCCCCCGAGACGATTTACTTCGAGCAGTGGAACGATCAGAAATGGAACGAG atgacCCACGTGTTCCAGAACTACGGCCCAGGAGTGAGATTCGTCCGTTTTACTCACGGAGGCAAGGACACACAGTTCTGGGCAGGATGGTATGGAATCCGTGTTACCGACAGCTGCGTTGAGATATGTCCAGCAGTGGACACATAG
- the LOC139335595 gene encoding F-box only protein 6-like isoform X2: MSHRLFVKRKPKVTVTTAESFFPVPLEILEEIFLNLPPDQVVCVCRSVCHQWKEVADSESLWRERCRREGYRLRDASKTPKDWRLFYFLCKKRRNLLKNPRAEHKMKNWQILENGGDNWKVERVMVPHPNESVQKNFVTSYGMCKKSQLIDLGMEGYNPSFMDDFQPDIKISDWYAPRWDCGSEYEIRVELLNQRKRPIETFAPETIYFEQWNDQKWNEMTHVFQNYGPGVRFVRFTHGGKDTQFWAGWYGIRVTDSCVEICPAVDT; this comes from the exons ATGTCCCATAGACTGTTTGTCAAGAGAAAGCCGAAAGTGACTGTCACCACAGCGGAATCG TTCTTCCCTGTTCCCCTGGAGATCCTGGAGGAGATCTTCCTGAATCTTCCTCCTGATCAGGTGGTTTGTGTTTGCCGCTCAGTGTGCCATCAGTGGAAGGAAGTGGCCGACAGTGAATCCCTGTGGAGGGAGCGATGCAGAAGAGAAGGATATCGCCTCCGCGATGCTTCCAAAACGCCCAAAGACTGGAGGTTGTTTTACTTCTTGtgcaaaaagagaagaaatctTCTCAAGAACCCAAGAGCAGAAC ATAAAATGAAGAATTGGCAGATCCTGGAGAATGGTGGCGATAACTGGAAAGTAGAGAGAGTTATGGTGCCACATCCAAATGAGTCGGTCCAGAAGAACTTTGTGACGTCTTACGG aaTGTGCAAGAAGTCACAGCTGATTGATTTGGGGATGGAAGGTTACAACCCGTCGTTCATGGATGACTTCCAGCCAGACATCAAAATATCTGATTG GTATGCGCCACGATGGGACTGTGGCAGTGAATACGAGATCCGCGTAGAGCTGCTGAATCAAAGAAAGAGGCCTATCGAGACATTTGCCCCCGAGACGATTTACTTCGAGCAGTGGAACGATCAGAAATGGAACGAG atgacCCACGTGTTCCAGAACTACGGCCCAGGAGTGAGATTCGTCCGTTTTACTCACGGAGGCAAGGACACACAGTTCTGGGCAGGATGGTATGGAATCCGTGTTACCGACAGCTGCGTTGAGATATGTCCAGCAGTGGACACATAG
- the LOC139335261 gene encoding F-box only protein 6-like, with the protein MDQSHLDSSQRPDQKQKPTMKFFPVPLEILEEIFLNLPPDQVVYVCRSVCHQWKEVADSESLWRERCRREGYRLRDASKTPKDWRLFYFLCKKRRNLLKNPRAEHDLNGWQILKNGGNRWAVEGVRVPHPDETVQKNFVTSFQMCRKSQLIDLEEEGYNPSFMDHFQPDIRISDWYSQRTDCGCKYEICVELLNQSEEPVQTFAPVAVHFKQWNEEKWNEMTHVFQNYGPGVRYVRFTHGGKDTQFWAGWYGIRVTDSCVEICPAVDT; encoded by the exons ATGGACCAAAGTCACCTCGATTCATCCCAGCGTCCAGATCAGAAGCAGAAACCAACCATGAAG TTCTTCCCTGTTCCCCTGGAGATCCTGGAGGAGATCTTCCTGAATCTTCCTCCCGATCAGGTGGTTTATGTTTGCCGCTCAGTGTGCCATCAGTGGAAGGAAGTGGCCGACAGTGAATCCCTGTGGAGGGAGCGATGCAGAAGAGAAGGATATCGCCTCCGCGATGCTTCCAAAACACCCAAAGACTGGAGGTTGTTTTACTTCTTGtgcaaaaagagaagaaatctTCTCAAGAACCCAAGAGCAGAAC ACGACCTGAATGGCTGGCAGATCCTGAAGAATGGTGGTAATAGATGGGCTGTAGAAGGAGTCAGAGTGCCACATCCAGATGAGACAGTCCAGAAAAACTTTGTGACCTCTTTTCA AATGTGCAGGAAGTCGCAGCTTATTGATCTGGAGGAGGAAGGTTATAACCCATCATTTATGGATCACTTCCAGCCAGACATCAGAATATCTGATTG gtaTTCACAGAGAACAGACTGCGGCTGTAAATATGAGATTTGCGTGGAGTTGCTGAATCAAAGCGAAGAGCCTGTTCAGACATTTGCTCCCGTGGCTGTTCACTTTAAGCAGTGGAATGAGGAGAAGTGGAATGAG ATGACCCACGTGTTCCAGAACTACGGCCCAGGAGTGAGATACGTCCGTTTTACTCACGGAGGCAAGGACACACAGTTCTGGGCAGGATGGTATGGAATCCGTGTTACCGACAGCTGCGTTGAGATATGTCCAGCAGTGGACACATAG